A stretch of Candidatus Sphingomonas phytovorans DNA encodes these proteins:
- a CDS encoding MFS transporter: MATLAFSDFPAPARAAPASDRPAALRLIGFASMAVPIAGAGLPLAIFVPQLYATHFGISLATIGFIFLLGRLWDVVSDPIVGVLSDRTRSRFGRRRPWIAAGGVLFGLGSALLFFPPPALVGPLYLGLVLFVFYLGWTMIEIPFSAWAGEIDRDYHGRTRVVTYQLTLRSIGLLLVLVLPTLLDQVRPGDGGLKLQVVGGFIIVTLIPALFASLLAFREPPLPDTPPVRAGFWTTAKVILSDGLLLRVLASDVAVTAGQSIRAGLIVFFAVNYMGLPAWASGLYLLQFIFGVLAGPIWLRIGYRLGKRQTAIAGELAQAAINIGLVFVFPDMLGLMIALTVAQGLTQGSGNLMLRAMVGDVADAHRLKTGHERTGLFYSVFSLSAKLGPALGIGLALPLVAWFGFDPKAASATGSLEALKYTFALGPALAHIIAAALIWRFPLDEAAYREVRRALDAEHSSPTATTA, from the coding sequence ATGGCGACGCTCGCCTTCAGCGATTTCCCGGCCCCCGCCAGGGCAGCGCCCGCATCGGATCGCCCTGCCGCGCTCAGGCTGATCGGCTTCGCCTCGATGGCGGTGCCGATCGCTGGGGCCGGGCTGCCGCTCGCGATCTTCGTGCCGCAGCTCTACGCGACGCATTTCGGCATATCGCTCGCGACGATCGGCTTCATCTTCCTGCTCGGCCGCCTCTGGGACGTCGTGTCGGACCCGATCGTCGGCGTGCTGAGCGACCGCACGCGCAGCCGCTTCGGGCGACGGCGCCCCTGGATCGCGGCGGGCGGCGTGCTGTTCGGGCTTGGCTCCGCGCTGCTGTTCTTCCCGCCGCCGGCTCTGGTCGGGCCGCTCTATCTCGGGCTTGTCCTGTTCGTCTTCTATCTCGGCTGGACGATGATCGAGATTCCCTTCTCCGCCTGGGCGGGGGAGATCGACCGCGACTATCACGGCCGCACCCGGGTGGTGACCTATCAGCTCACCCTGCGCTCGATCGGGCTGCTGCTCGTGCTGGTGCTGCCGACGCTGCTCGACCAGGTCAGGCCGGGCGATGGCGGGCTGAAACTACAGGTGGTCGGCGGCTTCATCATCGTCACGCTGATCCCGGCGCTGTTCGCCAGCCTGCTCGCCTTTCGCGAGCCGCCCCTGCCCGATACGCCGCCGGTTCGGGCCGGCTTCTGGACGACGGCGAAGGTCATCCTCTCCGACGGCCTGCTGCTCCGCGTGCTTGCCTCCGACGTCGCGGTGACCGCCGGGCAGAGCATCCGCGCCGGGCTGATCGTGTTCTTCGCGGTCAACTATATGGGCCTGCCCGCCTGGGCGAGCGGCCTATACCTGTTGCAATTCATCTTCGGCGTGCTGGCAGGTCCGATCTGGCTGCGTATCGGCTACAGGCTGGGCAAGCGCCAGACCGCCATCGCCGGAGAGCTCGCCCAGGCGGCGATCAATATCGGGCTGGTCTTCGTCTTCCCCGACATGCTCGGCCTGATGATCGCGCTCACCGTGGCGCAAGGGCTAACTCAGGGTTCCGGCAACCTGATGCTGCGCGCGATGGTCGGCGACGTCGCCGACGCGCACCGGCTGAAGACCGGACACGAGCGGACCGGCCTGTTCTATTCGGTGTTCAGCCTCTCGGCGAAGCTCGGCCCCGCCCTCGGCATCGGCCTTGCCCTGCCGCTGGTCGCCTGGTTCGGTTTCGACCCGAAGGCGGCGAGCGCGACGGGATCGCTCGAAGCACTGAAATACACTTTCGCGCTCGGCCCCGCGCTCGCGCACATCATCGCCGCCGCCCTGATCTGGCGTTTCCCGCTCGACGAGGCCGCCTACCGCGAGGTCCGCCGCGCGCTCGACGCCGAACATTCCTCCCCCACCGCCACGACTGCCTGA
- a CDS encoding type IV secretion system protein VirJ gives MEMPRLVDRPIRRRPARRALRWLGGGALLIVAALLALAGIAGFFDRDPIHQFGHFGQERVPVVGLFFSGDMGLRFGMGPHVTSALAAQGIPVMGVNSPTIFGRRRNRGEVDDLVAGTVRAALERAHADRVVLVGQSFGSDIIGTGIARLPADLRAKVAAIVLVVPGRSVFFRADPTSLAYRGTPDAQAIDAARTLSWAPLTCIYGARETDSLCPLLGGVARRIELPGGHFLNNDPARLIPTILGALRPVLPKSIPS, from the coding sequence ATGGAAATGCCGCGTCTTGTCGATCGCCCGATCCGCCGCCGTCCGGCCCGCCGCGCCCTGCGCTGGCTGGGTGGTGGGGCGTTGCTGATCGTCGCCGCGCTGCTGGCGCTGGCGGGCATCGCCGGTTTCTTCGACCGCGATCCAATCCACCAGTTCGGCCATTTCGGCCAGGAGCGGGTGCCGGTCGTCGGCCTGTTCTTCTCGGGTGATATGGGGCTTCGGTTCGGCATGGGGCCGCACGTCACCAGCGCGCTCGCCGCGCAGGGCATCCCGGTGATGGGGGTGAATTCCCCGACGATCTTCGGCCGGCGCCGCAACCGCGGCGAGGTCGATGACTTGGTCGCCGGCACCGTGCGGGCCGCGCTGGAGCGGGCGCATGCCGACCGGGTCGTGCTGGTCGGACAGTCGTTCGGGTCGGATATCATCGGTACCGGCATCGCCCGGCTGCCGGCCGATCTCCGTGCGAAGGTCGCCGCGATCGTGCTGGTGGTGCCGGGACGGAGCGTGTTCTTCCGTGCCGATCCGACCAGCCTCGCCTATCGCGGCACGCCCGACGCGCAGGCGATCGACGCGGCACGGACCCTGTCCTGGGCGCCGCTGACCTGCATCTATGGCGCGCGCGAGACCGACAGCCTGTGCCCGCTGCTTGGCGGGGTCGCGCGGCGCATCGAACTACCCGGGGGGCATTTCCTCAACAATGATCCGGCCCGGCTGATCCCGACGATCCTCGGCGCGCTGCGCCCGGTCCTGCCCAAGAGTATCCCGTCATGA
- a CDS encoding TonB-dependent receptor has protein sequence MTNMDSGRHFRFVVLAGAAPLALLAQPATAQTALDGQHLASNDATAPEVAATDEAAGDVVVTARRRSERAQDVPIALSVVSEESLRARGDYTLGTIQQSVPSLQVFSFNPRNTNVNIRGLGSNVALTNDGLENGVGIYIDQVYYGRLGQSQFELVDLDRIEVLRGPQGTLFGKNTTAGAINITSKAPTFDLQGFGEATGGNYGFHQLRGSISGGLIDNLVAARISVSDTHRDGFISNITTGRKVHDFDNFTARGQLLITPTPNLTARIIADYGKQKQNCCIPLIAGVITKYDNGAPIANNFIDRVNRAGYTPLPFTPFARVTDAEANFQANMDTWGVSGQLDWDVGPVTLTSVTASRQWNWFPANDGDYTALPVNLKSQQQNNQRQFSQELRLASNGTNRIDYVVGAYYFYQIIRGYGTSAYGSAAPKWLFPAQYAADPIATDAAVNGFEAQSQSTPVTRSYALFGQTVWHISDALSLTTGLRYTHEKKVGGFAQQQVAGLSLAGLTQAQRTAAQALRNQLNPITAYTAETSDDSLSGLATLSWKATDDVLLYASYSRGNKSGGLNLSNLPAGVSAVVAPEKVDNYEVGVKSQLFNRALTLNAAAFWTDVANYQTAITEQIPSTTNFRNYITNIPLARSRGVEADAVWAVTSKISLNLSGAYTDAYYVSYPKGPTPVETSNISPSTDLSGKPLAGVPKWTFTGGGDFRQPLGGGTELYGHADYGWRSSFYTAVSDSRFSLVPSYGIGNARIGVRLDDGRYDLSVWAKNIFDKDYFQTLSIVASGVITANLGDPRTVGATFRVRI, from the coding sequence ATGACAAACATGGATTCAGGCCGGCATTTCCGTTTCGTTGTGCTCGCAGGCGCCGCGCCATTGGCGCTGCTCGCCCAGCCCGCGACCGCACAAACGGCGTTGGACGGCCAGCACCTTGCCAGCAACGACGCGACAGCGCCTGAAGTCGCCGCCACTGACGAGGCGGCCGGCGACGTCGTCGTCACCGCACGGCGCCGGTCGGAACGCGCCCAGGACGTGCCGATCGCGCTCAGCGTGGTCAGCGAGGAGAGCCTTCGCGCCCGGGGCGACTATACGCTCGGCACGATCCAGCAGAGCGTGCCGAGTCTGCAGGTCTTCAGCTTCAACCCGCGCAACACCAATGTGAACATCCGCGGCCTCGGCTCCAACGTCGCGCTCACCAATGACGGGCTGGAGAACGGCGTCGGCATCTATATCGACCAGGTCTATTACGGCCGCCTCGGCCAGAGCCAGTTCGAGTTGGTCGATCTCGACCGGATCGAGGTGCTGCGCGGACCGCAGGGCACCTTGTTCGGCAAGAACACCACTGCCGGCGCGATCAACATCACCAGCAAGGCACCGACCTTCGACCTGCAGGGCTTCGGCGAGGCAACCGGTGGCAATTACGGATTCCACCAGCTTCGCGGATCGATCAGCGGCGGCCTGATCGACAATCTGGTCGCCGCGCGGATCAGCGTCAGCGACACGCATCGCGATGGCTTCATCAGCAACATCACCACGGGCAGGAAGGTCCATGATTTCGACAATTTCACCGCGCGCGGGCAATTGCTGATCACCCCGACGCCCAACCTGACCGCGCGGATCATCGCCGACTACGGCAAGCAGAAGCAGAATTGCTGCATCCCGCTGATCGCCGGGGTCATCACGAAATACGACAACGGCGCGCCGATCGCGAACAACTTCATCGATCGGGTCAATCGCGCGGGCTACACGCCGCTGCCCTTCACGCCCTTCGCCCGCGTCACCGACGCGGAGGCGAATTTCCAGGCGAACATGGATACCTGGGGCGTGTCGGGCCAGCTCGACTGGGATGTCGGGCCAGTCACGCTCACCTCGGTCACGGCGAGCCGCCAGTGGAACTGGTTCCCGGCGAACGACGGCGATTACACCGCGCTGCCGGTCAATCTGAAGAGCCAGCAACAGAACAACCAGCGCCAGTTCAGCCAGGAACTGCGCCTCGCCTCGAACGGCACCAACAGGATCGACTATGTCGTCGGCGCCTATTATTTCTACCAGATCATCCGCGGCTATGGCACGTCGGCTTATGGTTCGGCCGCACCCAAATGGCTGTTCCCCGCGCAATATGCGGCCGACCCGATCGCGACCGACGCAGCGGTCAACGGCTTCGAGGCGCAGTCGCAATCGACACCGGTGACGCGCAGCTATGCGCTGTTCGGCCAGACCGTCTGGCATATCAGCGACGCGCTCAGTCTGACCACCGGCCTGCGCTACACCCATGAGAAGAAGGTCGGCGGATTTGCGCAGCAGCAGGTCGCGGGACTTTCGCTGGCCGGGCTGACCCAGGCGCAGCGGACAGCGGCGCAGGCGCTGCGCAACCAGCTCAACCCGATCACCGCCTATACCGCCGAGACCAGCGACGACAGCCTGTCCGGCCTGGCGACGCTGAGCTGGAAGGCGACCGACGACGTGCTGCTCTATGCGAGCTATTCGCGCGGCAACAAGTCGGGCGGGCTCAACCTCTCCAACCTACCGGCCGGCGTCAGCGCGGTGGTCGCGCCGGAGAAGGTCGACAATTACGAGGTCGGCGTGAAGAGCCAGCTCTTCAACCGCGCGCTGACGCTGAACGCCGCCGCCTTCTGGACCGATGTCGCCAACTATCAGACGGCGATCACCGAACAGATCCCCAGCACCACCAATTTCCGCAACTACATCACCAACATCCCGCTCGCGCGGTCGCGCGGCGTTGAGGCTGACGCGGTCTGGGCTGTCACCAGCAAGATCAGCCTCAACCTGTCGGGCGCCTATACCGACGCCTATTATGTGAGTTACCCAAAGGGCCCGACGCCGGTCGAGACGAGCAACATCTCCCCCTCGACCGACCTGTCCGGCAAGCCGCTGGCGGGCGTGCCGAAATGGACCTTCACCGGTGGCGGCGATTTCCGCCAGCCGCTGGGCGGCGGCACCGAACTGTACGGCCATGCCGACTATGGCTGGCGATCGTCCTTCTACACCGCGGTCAGCGACAGCCGCTTCTCGCTCGTGCCCTCCTACGGGATCGGCAACGCGCGCATCGGCGTGCGCCTCGATGACGGGCGTTACGACCTGTCGGTCTGGGCGAAGAACATCTTCGACAAGGACTATTTCCAGACCCTGTCGATCGTCGCCAGCGGTGTGATCACCGCCAATCTGGGCGACCCCCGCACCGTCGGCGCCACCTTCCGCGTGAGGATCTGA
- a CDS encoding TauD/TfdA family dioxygenase: MTALIHHFDNVADADGPLDIVPVGGRIGAEIRGVRLGGHLDDDIVAAIRAALVRHKVIFFRDQTHLDDETHEAFAARLGEPLAHPTVPVAEGSRFLLELNSKEGEAASAWHTDITFLPAFPSASILRALTIPPAGGDTLWANGAAAYASLPAPLKALVERLRAVHTNAYDYAASRPEASNDQIRRHREVFASTVYETEHPVVHIHPETQERVLLLGNFVKSFVGLNRDDFARIFGLLQDHITKPENTVRWRWTPGDVAIWDNRATQHRAIADFAKQARLLRRATIAGSVPVGVDGNHSRVLKPEPELLAAE, from the coding sequence ATGACTGCCCTGATCCATCATTTCGACAATGTCGCCGATGCCGACGGCCCGCTCGACATCGTGCCGGTGGGTGGCCGGATCGGCGCCGAGATCCGCGGTGTGCGCCTCGGCGGACACCTGGATGACGATATCGTCGCCGCGATCCGCGCCGCGCTGGTGCGGCACAAGGTGATCTTCTTCCGTGACCAGACTCATCTGGACGACGAGACGCACGAAGCCTTTGCCGCTCGCCTCGGTGAACCGCTCGCCCACCCGACCGTGCCGGTGGCCGAAGGATCGCGCTTCCTGCTCGAACTTAATTCGAAGGAAGGCGAGGCCGCCTCCGCCTGGCACACCGACATCACCTTCCTGCCCGCCTTCCCCTCGGCCTCGATCCTGCGCGCGCTGACCATCCCCCCCGCCGGCGGCGACACTCTATGGGCCAACGGAGCGGCGGCCTATGCCAGCCTTCCCGCCCCGCTCAAGGCGCTGGTCGAGCGGCTGCGCGCGGTGCACACCAATGCCTATGATTATGCGGCGAGCCGGCCCGAGGCCTCGAACGACCAGATCAGGCGTCACCGCGAGGTCTTCGCCTCGACCGTCTACGAGACCGAGCATCCGGTCGTGCATATTCACCCCGAGACTCAGGAACGCGTCCTGCTCCTGGGCAATTTCGTGAAGTCGTTCGTCGGGCTGAACCGCGACGATTTCGCCCGGATCTTCGGCCTGCTGCAGGATCATATCACGAAGCCGGAGAACACGGTGCGCTGGCGCTGGACGCCGGGCGACGTGGCGATCTGGGACAATCGCGCGACCCAGCACCGGGCGATCGCCGATTTCGCGAAACAGGCCCGGCTGCTGCGCCGCGCGACGATCGCCGGTTCGGTGCCCGTGGGCGTCGACGGCAACCACAGCCGCGTGCTGAAGCCCGAGCCGGAACTGCTGGCGGCGGAGTGA
- the mprF gene encoding bifunctional lysylphosphatidylglycerol flippase/synthetase MprF, translating into MLRHRRWLVAAAVLAVALLGFAALRGLLAEVRLKEVRAALHAIPDGSIGLALALTVGSYLCLTFYDVLALRAIGRPLPWRTAALASFTSYTVSHNLGLSLLTGGSARYRVYATAGLELGDVARVTLLASATFWGGVAVVGAAALFFAATPIELGIVTIAPLAGHLAGAALLGGIVLLFAVRASGRKRIGWGDFVLPVPSLPILSAQIGVAALDLLLAATTLYVLLPAASAPPLDLFLVAYAVGLVAILVTHVPGGIGVFEAVMLATVPGDRPGLFAALLLYRVIYYLLPLATAAGLLGVLEGRRLRHPIAVGVSMVEQASRALAPPLLAALVFTGGLVLLVSGALPAARDRIFWLADVLPLPFIEASHFSASLAGTVLIMVSPAINARLRSGFIAARLLLVGGAVFSILKGVDYEEAAILTVIAGILQYCRPAFYRRAGVFDAPFQRLWLAAAMVALALSLWAGFFAYKRVPYSTDLWWEFAWRGNAPRFLRASVGAVVVLVAVAAWRLLAAPVRAHGESVLAREIADRAFAVSSRADAALAYTGDKHFIVSASADAFLMYRVQGRTWVVMGDPVGPVAAWSELVWRIRAECDAAHGRLCFYQASTDMLPLLVELGLQTMKYGEEAHVPLDPFSLDGPTGKSLRHSVRRAEAAGLRFEILPVANVAAYGPALKEVSDAWLRGKAGAEKRFSIGRFDPDYLVRFDCAVLWQEDRIIAFANIWATRNRHELSVDLMRHFPDTPYGTMDLLLVRLMQWGEVEGYRRFNLGMAPLSGLGGGRLAPGWSRIGHAIYGHGEALYGFAGLRSFKAKFHPDWQPRYVATPPGLPAARAMIDLIALIGG; encoded by the coding sequence ATGCTCCGGCATCGCCGCTGGCTGGTCGCCGCCGCGGTGCTGGCGGTCGCGCTGCTCGGGTTTGCCGCGCTCCGCGGGCTGCTCGCCGAGGTCAGGCTCAAGGAAGTACGGGCCGCGCTGCACGCGATCCCGGACGGCTCGATCGGTCTTGCCCTTGCGCTGACGGTCGGCAGCTATCTCTGCCTGACGTTCTACGATGTGCTGGCGCTCCGTGCGATCGGGCGACCGCTGCCCTGGCGAACGGCGGCGCTGGCCTCCTTCACCAGCTATACCGTCAGCCATAATCTCGGCCTCTCGCTGCTGACGGGCGGATCGGCGCGCTACCGGGTCTATGCGACCGCCGGGCTTGAGCTCGGCGATGTCGCGCGGGTGACCCTGCTCGCCTCGGCGACCTTCTGGGGCGGGGTCGCCGTGGTCGGGGCGGCCGCGCTCTTCTTCGCCGCGACGCCGATCGAACTTGGCATCGTCACGATCGCGCCGCTTGCCGGTCACCTCGCCGGCGCCGCGCTGCTTGGGGGCATCGTCCTGCTGTTCGCCGTGCGCGCATCCGGGCGCAAACGGATTGGCTGGGGCGATTTCGTCCTGCCGGTCCCGTCGCTCCCGATCCTGTCGGCGCAGATCGGGGTGGCGGCGCTCGACCTGTTGCTTGCCGCGACGACGTTGTACGTGCTGTTGCCCGCCGCCTCGGCACCGCCGCTCGACCTGTTCCTTGTCGCCTATGCGGTCGGGCTCGTGGCGATACTGGTGACTCATGTGCCGGGCGGTATCGGCGTGTTCGAGGCAGTGATGCTGGCGACGGTGCCCGGCGACCGGCCGGGTCTGTTCGCCGCGCTGCTGCTGTACCGCGTCATCTATTACCTGTTGCCGCTTGCCACCGCGGCCGGGTTGCTGGGCGTGCTCGAAGGGCGGCGCCTGCGCCACCCGATCGCGGTCGGCGTGTCGATGGTCGAGCAGGCAAGCCGGGCGCTGGCCCCGCCTCTGCTCGCGGCACTCGTCTTCACCGGCGGCCTGGTGCTGCTTGTGTCGGGGGCGCTGCCCGCCGCGCGCGACCGCATCTTCTGGCTGGCTGACGTCCTGCCGCTGCCCTTTATCGAGGCATCGCATTTCTCGGCGAGCCTGGCGGGCACCGTGCTGATCATGGTGTCGCCAGCGATCAACGCGCGGCTGCGCAGCGGCTTCATCGCCGCGCGGCTGCTGCTGGTCGGGGGGGCTGTCTTCTCGATCCTGAAGGGCGTGGATTATGAGGAAGCGGCGATCCTGACGGTGATCGCGGGCATCCTGCAATATTGCCGCCCCGCTTTTTACCGCCGCGCCGGTGTGTTCGACGCGCCGTTCCAGCGCCTGTGGCTCGCCGCGGCGATGGTAGCGCTCGCGCTCAGCCTGTGGGCAGGCTTCTTCGCGTACAAGCGCGTGCCCTATTCGACCGACCTGTGGTGGGAATTCGCCTGGCGGGGCAATGCCCCCCGCTTCCTGCGGGCGAGCGTCGGCGCGGTCGTCGTCCTCGTCGCGGTGGCGGCGTGGCGGCTGCTCGCTGCGCCGGTGCGCGCGCATGGCGAAAGCGTGCTGGCGCGCGAGATCGCCGATCGCGCCTTCGCCGTTTCTTCCCGCGCCGACGCGGCGCTCGCCTATACCGGCGACAAGCATTTCATCGTTTCGGCTTCGGCCGATGCCTTCCTGATGTACCGCGTGCAGGGCCGCACCTGGGTCGTAATGGGGGACCCGGTCGGCCCGGTGGCCGCCTGGTCCGAGCTGGTCTGGAGAATCCGTGCGGAATGCGATGCGGCGCATGGCCGGCTCTGCTTCTATCAGGCAAGCACCGACATGCTGCCATTGCTGGTCGAACTCGGCCTGCAGACGATGAAATATGGGGAGGAGGCGCATGTCCCGCTCGACCCCTTCTCGCTCGACGGCCCCACCGGCAAGTCGCTGCGTCATTCGGTGCGTCGGGCCGAGGCGGCCGGGCTGCGGTTCGAGATACTGCCTGTCGCGAACGTCGCCGCCTATGGCCCGGCGTTGAAGGAGGTGTCCGATGCGTGGCTGCGCGGCAAGGCCGGGGCAGAGAAGCGTTTCAGCATCGGGCGCTTCGATCCCGATTACCTGGTCCGGTTCGATTGCGCGGTGTTGTGGCAGGAGGATCGCATCATTGCCTTCGCCAATATCTGGGCGACGCGGAACCGCCACGAATTGTCGGTCGACCTGATGCGGCATTTCCCCGACACGCCCTATGGCACGATGGATCTGCTGCTCGTGCGGCTGATGCAATGGGGCGAGGTGGAGGGCTATCGCCGCTTCAACCTGGGCATGGCGCCCTTGTCGGGGCTGGGCGGCGGGCGGCTCGCGCCGGGTTGGTCGCGGATTGGCCATGCCATCTACGGCCATGGCGAAGCGCTGTACGGGTTCGCGGGGCTCCGGTCGTTCAAGGCGAAGTTCCACCCCGACTGGCAACCGCGCTACGTCGCGACGCCGCCCGGGCTGCCTGCTGCCCGCGCGATGATCGACCTGATCGCGCTGATCGGGGGCTGA
- a CDS encoding DUF2147 domain-containing protein, with protein MTLRLLILMLALVATPVFAGTTATRDMPIGLWQNPKGTLRVRTMACGDALCGAIAAATPVAEADARDAGIDKLVGIELLKDYRKIGLDRWAGTVYVPDMGHSFSSRIQRLAPDTLKISGCLIGGFLCKSQIWKRV; from the coding sequence ATGACCTTGCGACTCCTCATCCTGATGCTCGCCCTTGTCGCCACGCCTGTCTTTGCCGGGACGACAGCCACTCGCGACATGCCGATCGGGCTGTGGCAGAACCCGAAGGGCACGCTCCGCGTGCGCACCATGGCTTGCGGAGATGCGCTGTGCGGCGCGATCGCCGCCGCCACGCCCGTTGCCGAGGCCGATGCGCGCGATGCCGGGATCGACAAGCTGGTCGGCATCGAACTGCTGAAGGACTATCGCAAGATCGGACTCGATCGCTGGGCCGGCACCGTTTATGTGCCGGACATGGGGCACAGCTTCTCTTCGCGAATACAAAGGCTCGCGCCTGATACGCTGAAGATCTCCGGTTGTCTTATCGGAGGGTTCCTGTGCAAGTCGCAGATCTGGAAACGCGTCTGA
- a CDS encoding arylsulfatase, which yields MAPLLLLNGGTAPAPLEAAAPEPARPNILIIVADDLGYSDVGAFGGEIRTPNLDALAARGLKLTGWHSAPTCSPTRSMLMSGTDNHLAGLGNMAELLAPNQRGQRGYEGYLPADVVSLAERLRDLNYATLMSGKWHLGTRPEDSPARRGFEQSFDLAQGGGNHYGLDLSKAPGDKGTTYWENGQQLTALPADFYSSDTYASKLIEFLGKADKTKPFFAYLTFTAPHWPLQAPEEDIARYRGKYDAGFEVLREQRLARMKQLGLIPANVAAHPLQLKKGRDWASLTPEQKREQSRAMEVYAAMVDRMDQNVGRVIAHLKATGQYDNTIILFTADNGAEGLDVATAEIPGLSDRVKAADNSLANYGRPTSYIGYGPGWAQAATAPSWLYKGYTTEGGTRVAAFIDWPGGVRRGVSNTYGTVMDVVPTLVEAAGGDWRGATYAGRTVQPVRGASWQPYLTGRAERVHATDEHVGSELFGRRAIRQGDWKAINLGDGWKLFDVAKDPGETRDLAKQDPKRIAALASAWDDYGRQVGVIMPSTPATFP from the coding sequence ATGGCACCGCTTCTCCTCCTCAACGGCGGCACCGCCCCAGCGCCGCTGGAAGCGGCAGCGCCGGAGCCGGCCAGGCCCAACATCCTGATCATCGTCGCCGACGATCTCGGCTATTCGGATGTCGGCGCGTTCGGTGGCGAGATCCGCACGCCGAACCTCGACGCGCTCGCCGCGCGCGGGCTGAAGCTGACCGGCTGGCACAGCGCGCCCACCTGCTCCCCGACCCGGTCGATGCTGATGAGCGGCACCGACAATCATCTGGCCGGTCTCGGCAACATGGCCGAACTGCTCGCGCCCAACCAGCGGGGGCAGCGCGGCTATGAAGGCTATCTGCCCGCAGACGTCGTCAGCCTGGCCGAGCGGCTGCGCGACCTGAACTATGCAACGCTGATGTCGGGCAAATGGCATCTCGGCACCCGGCCCGAGGACAGCCCCGCGCGGCGCGGCTTCGAGCAGAGCTTCGACCTCGCCCAGGGCGGCGGCAACCATTACGGCCTCGACCTGTCCAAAGCGCCCGGCGACAAGGGCACGACCTATTGGGAGAATGGCCAGCAGTTGACCGCCCTGCCAGCCGATTTCTATTCGTCCGACACCTATGCCTCGAAGCTGATCGAGTTCCTCGGCAAGGCTGACAAGACCAAACCCTTCTTCGCCTATCTCACCTTCACCGCCCCGCACTGGCCACTCCAGGCGCCGGAGGAGGATATCGCGCGCTATCGCGGCAAATATGATGCCGGGTTCGAGGTGCTGCGTGAGCAGCGGCTCGCGCGGATGAAGCAGCTCGGGCTGATCCCGGCCAATGTCGCGGCGCACCCGCTCCAGCTCAAGAAAGGCAGGGACTGGGCGAGCCTCACGCCTGAGCAGAAGCGCGAACAGTCGCGGGCGATGGAGGTCTATGCCGCGATGGTCGACCGGATGGACCAGAATGTCGGGCGGGTGATCGCCCATCTCAAGGCGACCGGACAATATGACAACACGATCATCCTGTTCACCGCTGATAATGGCGCCGAGGGACTCGACGTCGCCACCGCGGAGATTCCCGGCCTCAGCGACCGGGTGAAGGCGGCCGACAACAGTCTCGCCAATTACGGCAGGCCGACCTCCTATATCGGCTATGGCCCCGGCTGGGCACAGGCGGCGACCGCCCCCTCCTGGCTCTACAAGGGTTACACCACCGAAGGCGGCACCCGCGTCGCCGCGTTCATCGACTGGCCCGGCGGGGTGCGCCGCGGGGTAAGCAACACCTACGGCACCGTCATGGATGTCGTCCCGACCCTGGTCGAGGCGGCGGGCGGCGACTGGCGCGGCGCGACCTATGCCGGGCGCACGGTGCAGCCGGTGCGCGGGGCGAGCTGGCAACCCTATCTGACCGGCAGGGCGGAACGGGTCCACGCGACCGACGAACATGTCGGCAGCGAGTTGTTCGGCAGGCGTGCGATCCGCCAGGGCGACTGGAAGGCGATCAATCTCGGCGACGGCTGGAAATTGTTCGATGTCGCGAAGGATCCGGGCGAGACGCGCGACCTGGCGAAGCAGGACCCGAAACGCATCGCCGCGCTCGCTTCAGCATGGGACGATTATGGCAGGCAGGTCGGGGTGATCATGCCGTCGACGCCGGCGACCTTCCCGTGA